tccactgttttcatcactgatgatttctgtctcacataaggctgcatacagtacagccttttccagctttcacttggctggcctacagggagaaggttttctgctcagcaccagcttgttttctcagtgattctgccactcaggcatgtgaagtcttcagcaatagggtcttaccatctctttctcacagggagCCAAGGGCcttagcctataatgttttggaggcaacaggaacctccctggccaaccactcactggaaggtatcccattccaaGCACTGAAAAATTTATAGAAACAAtctatctatggcttctggatgtgtcattatttaagaaagtagattttcatatatcttattcagaatatcttgagttcttttttctttgttttttttgaggtagggtctcactctagcccaggctgacctggaattcaatatggagtctcagggtggcctcaaactcacagcaatcttcctacctctgcctcctgagtgctgggattaaaggtgtgtgtcaccacactcggccagaaaatcttgaattttgattgacttcccccaccttattatttattttgaagcagtatctcattgtagcccaggctggccttgaactcacagcctgccatactgggattcaaggcatgctgagatttttttgtttgtttgtttgtttgttttttcgaggtaaggtctcactctagtccagacagacctggaattcactatgtagtctcaggctgtctttgaactctcagcgatcctcctacctctgcctttcaagtgcagggattaaaggcgtgcgcctccacgcccggctgtgCTGAGttttttgaggctagcctgggctttgGAGGGAGACACTGTGTCAAACATACAGATGAAATGGATGAAATGGAAAACGTAATAAGTCACGGTCAAGCAGGCTGACTGCCACTCTGGTGAGCTGCGAAACCTCTGGTAGCTTCCTGTGGCGCAGGAAGTTCAGGCCTAGAATCCAGTAGGGTCCTTCTGCCAAACCTTCCAGGAGTAGGTGTGGAAGGAACATGGAGTGATCATTAAGAAATAGCTTCCCTCCACGTCCCCACCTATAACATGGAGATGCTGATGGTACCTGCCTCCTGGGGTAGCACTGAGAAAGAATGGGTCAtctccttccatctctgcctcagtttcctcacctgagGACAGGAGCTCTGAGGAAACAGGAAGACTTAGAGAAACCCTTCTTTCAGAACTCGAGGCCCGCCGGCCACTGGCCCATGAGTGCCTGGGTGAAGCTCTACGTGTCATGCGCCAGGTCATCTCCAAGTACCCCCTGCTGAACACGGTGGAGACGCTCACAGCGGCTGGTACCCTCATCGCCAAGGTCAAAGGTCAGCTGCACCACAGTAGGGCTTCCTGGAGCAGGGGGTGTCAGAAATGGTTTGACGGGCACAAATGGGCTTCTCTTAAGTGAGATCTCTGATCCCCAGCCTTTCATTACGAGTGCAACAATGAGTCAGACAAGAGGGAGTTTGAGAAGGCTCTGGAAACTATGGCGGTGTCATTCAGCTGCACGTATGTGCGGGGCCTAGGAGAGCTGGGGGGATAGTGTGCACATATGCACGGGGCTGAGGGGAGCTGGCATGGAGGAACAGGGTGTTTACATGCTTTGGGACTGAACCCCTGCTTTGCAGCGTGTCCGAGTTCCTCTTGGGTGAGGTGGACAGCAGCACCCTCCTGGCTGTGCCCCCTGGCGACACCAGTCAGGTGAGCAGGGGAGGGCAAGGCCTCTGTATGTTGGCGAGGGGCTCCTGGGGGCCCAGCAAAGCCCTAGTCTCACTTGCATCTGGGCAAAAAGTGACTCCATCTTCCGGTAGTAAGGCAGTGGAGGGGGCGTAGGAGCAATGGCTGGTAGCAGTGTGACTGTCATTTCTCCCTGTAGTCCATGGAGAACCTGTATGGCCCGGGGAGTGAGTGTACCCCTCCTGGCACTGAGGACCTTGATGAGGGTGAGTGTCTTGATGAGGATGGCGTGTAGGTCTTGGGGAAGAGGTTGTGGGACATAGGGGTTGCGAAGCTTCTGGGTGAGCAGCTGCCTTGCAGGGTGCCCGCCCCCGGAGGAGATAGACATGCTCCTTCAACGCTGTGAGGGTGGCGTGGATGCTGCGCTGCAGTACGCCAAGGGCATGGCCAAGTACATGAAGGACCTCATCAGCTACCTGGAGAAGCGCACCGCACTAGGTGAGAGAGCATGAGGGTACCCCTGTCTCTGCGGGTGGGTCTGGGGCGAGGACTTTGTGGACACCTCCTGACATACCTCACCTCACAACCCTGCAGAGATGGAGTTTGCCAAAGGCCTGCAGAAAGTGGCCCATAACTGCAGACAGAGCGTCACACACGAGGTGGGCTAGGGAGCATGGGGGAGGGGATAATTGGGCATGGGTTTTGCAGGGTGCATAGGAGTTTGACAAGTGAGCCTCCTCAATGCACGCCTTAAGGGATTCTGTTAGTTAGATACTTGCTTCAAGTCTGGAGGGAGGTGAAGTGGCGGgatttgagtgctgggatcagctGGGCTGCCACTGTCACCATTCCCACAGCCCCACATGCCCCTGTTATCCATCTACTCACTGGCCCTGGAACAAGACTTGGAGTTTGGCCATGGTATGCTTCAGGCGGTGAGCACGCTGCAGACCCAGACCTTCATGCAGGTGGGCAGCATCCCAAAGTGGCAAgggttgtgtgtggggggatataCCAGGGCCCCCACTCACAGCCCCCTACCCCCAGCCCCTGACCCTGCGGCGGCTGGAGCATGAGAGGCGAAGGAAGGAGATCAAGGAGTGCTGGCACCGTGCACAGAGGAAGCTGGTAAGCTGAGGGCATCTGCACCGCAGGTGCCACTCGCTGTAATACTGCACATGCGTAGGCCATCAGGCCTCCCTGTCTCCATTGTGAGACACCAACTGAGCCAAGCAGACACTGGGTCCCAGCGCATGCTGCCGGTCTTCAGAACAGGGGAAACTGGAGGAAAATTGAGGCATAGTCTCCAGTCTGGCGCAGGCTCCATGCTCTTTTACCACTTCCCTTGGGGCTAGTTTAAAGGAATGTAGGTGTTGTTACATGCATTaccactgaccacgcccccagcctcactgtgggttctaggctgtcactctaccgctgaccacgcccccagcctcactgtgggttctaggctgtcactctgcctctgaccacgcccccagccctcactgtgggttccaggctgtcactctaccgctgaccacgcctccagccctcactgtggattccaggctgtcactctacctctgaccatgcctccagccctcactgtgggttccaggctgtcactctaccactgaccacgcccccagcctcactgtgggttctaggctgtcactctacttctgaccacgcccccagccctcactgtgggttccaggctgtcactctaccactgaccacgcccccagcctcactgtgggttctaggctgtcactctacttctgaccacgcccccagccctcactgtgggttccaggctgtcactctacctctgaccacgcccccagcctcactgtgggttctaggctgtcactctacttctgaccacgcccccagccctcactgtgggttctaggctgtcactctacatctgaccacgcccccagccctcactgtgggttccaggctgtcactctacctctgaccacgcccccagcctcactgtgggttccaggctgtcactctaccactgaccgcgcccccagccctcactgtgggttctttttagtattttttttttgtaatttttcatgagagagggggagaattggcacaccagggcctccagccactgcaattgaactccagacacatgtaccaccttctgtgcacgtgtgaccttgcatgcttgcatcaccttgtacatcctggagagtagaacatgggtctttaggtttcacagacaagtgccttaaccactaagccatttttctgtcccaatttaaatattatttatttatttatttgaaagagagaaagaggtagagagagaatgggcacaccaggtcctcctgccattgcaaatgaactccagatgcttgcgccactttgtgcatctggctttacatgggtactggggaatcaaacctgggttgttaggctttgcaggcaagtgctttaactatgctgagccatttctccagtccccttcctgcgagttctaggctgtcactctactgaCCACGTCCCTACctctcactgtgggttctaagcTGTCTGTCTACCACTGACAACAccctcagccctcactgtggcttctaggctgtcactccacTGCTGACCacgtccccagccctcactgtgagtgctggggaattgaagttagACGGGTAGGTTTTgtaataagcacctttaacacttgagccatctcctcagctcagtGTTTTGCTATTTAATGGACTCTGTGATACTTGTCAGAAAGCCTtccctgccaggcgtggtggtgcacgcctttaatcccagcatttgggaggcagaggtaggaggatcccagtgagtttgaggccacccttagactgcataatgaatgccaggtcagcctgggctagagtgagaccctacctcgaaaaaataaaatcaaaaccaaaaaatctTCCCCATCCTaggattgattttattttatttttattttttattatttatttatttttgggttttcgaagtaaagtctcactctagcccaggctgacctggagttcactgtgtggtctcagggtggccctgaactcactgcaatcctcctacctctgcctccaaagtactgggattaaaggttgcaccaccatgcctggcttctagagTTGATTTTAGAAATGCTATCATCACTTGTGCTGGCCTTTTGAGATTTTATGTGTTGGTTGACtttgatcttatttttattttggattttgtctCTTGAGGTTTCTTTTGCTGTAACATTAAGCCCAGGCTAAGCACAAGTTCTCCCTCTGATCCCCACTGTCAGCGCGTCTCTGCTCTCCCAGCGCTAGGTGTGGCTCCCCCATACCACAGCCCGCCAGTTTGTGACTAAGTACTTCCTGCCTGGAGGCTGTCTGTTTTCATGTCAGAAGGAAGTGAAACTCACCCTGAGTGGGctggtgacacagtttgtgcttCCTGTCATAGCTGAGCTGTGCCTCGGTTTCCCCAGTAGTTGGGGGGGAGTCGTTCATTTCTCTTGGGGCTCAGCTTGCAGTGTTGGGCTGTGGGATCTTCATTGATGGGGACTTGGGGAGGATCAGGGAGACAGCCTAGCTAGACAGTATCTCTCACTCACCTGCAGCAAGAAGCTGAGGCCAACCTGCGAAAGGCCAAGCAGAGTTACAAGCAGCGCTGCGAGGACCATGACAAGGCCCGTAGCCAGGTGGCCAAGGCCGAGGAGGAGCAGCAAGGTGCAGGGCCTGGGACGGGCAGCTCGGCCTCCAAGACCCTGGACAAGAGGCGGAGGCTGGAGGAGGAAGCCAAAAGCAAGGTGGGCAGCAGACAGTCCCAGAGACGCAGGAGAGGGGCTGCTGACTCAATGTGTGTGACTGTCCACCCCTAGACTTTTGTCCTGCCTCCTGTCCTGTGAGGCTGCTCCTTGGGGCTTCTTTCCTTGTGCTACTGGTGAGAGAAGCAGCCCACTCCCACCAGCTAggccagtgctctaccactgacacgcccccagccctcacagtGGGCTCTAGGCTGTCATTTTACTGCCGACCACGCCTCCAGCTCTCACTGTGGGTCCTACtctgtcactctaccactgaccacgcCCCCTGAGCTCattgtgggttctaggctgtcactaaCCACTGATCATGCCCCTAGCCCTCACTGGGGGAATTCTAGGCAGCTGTACTGCTGACCACCCCTCCAGCTTTATCtcactcttagcccaggctggcctcaacctcccaaTCCTCCCGCCTCAGGCTCTGAGTCACTGGAATGACAGGCTTGCCCCCACGGGGCCCATGTTTCCCAGCACTGTGGCAGGCCTGTCACTACTGACCCCACCCCACTACTGACCCCACCGTTCTTCAGGCAGAGGAAGCTATGGCCACATACCGCACATGCGTGGCGGATGCGCAGACCCAGAAGCAGGAGCTGGAGGATACCAAGGTGACTGCTCTGCGGCAGATCCAGGAGGTGATCAGGCAGAGTGATCAGACCATCAAGTCGGTGCGTGGCGGTGGAAGTGGGCGGGGCTAGTGGAATGAGGGTCAGGGGGTTGGGGGACCTCCCAGCAGTGAAGGTCAATAGGTGAGGTGAGAAGGAGAGAGTTTGGGGGGTGGAGCCATGGTGGGGCGGGGCAGAGACAACGGGGCGTGGTTAGTGTTAGTGGGCGGAGCTCCGAGTCCCCGCCCCTGTCCACTCAGCCACCTCACGCGCGCCCCCTGCAGGCCACCATCTCGTACTACCAACTCATGCACATGCAGACGGCACCGCTGCCCGTGAACTTCCAGATGCTGTGCGAGAGCAGCAAGCTGTACGACCCAGGCCAGCAGTACGCCTCGCACGTGCGCCAGCTGCAGCGCGAAGAGGAGCCCGACGTGCGCTACGACTTCGAGCCCCACGTTTCCGCCAGTGCCTGGTAACACAACCTTGCTCGTAGTGGGATGCACCGGGCGGGGGGGGACCTGCCATCATCATACCTCTTTCATCCTGGCGTCCTCCCACCAGGTCCCCCATTTTGCGCACCAGGAAGGGCAGCTTCAATGTAGGTGATCCAGTGGGGGCAGAAACTACTGGCAGCCCTCCGGAGGAAGGTGGGCTGCCCAAGGAGCACCGGGGTGAGTGTGCAGCGATGCAAGGGGCAGGGGCAGCCTCTTTGTGACCCAAGGCCAGCCCTGCAGATTCTGCTCTTGTCCCCCAGGTGGCCGAGGTCACCAAGTACACAAGTCATGGCCCACTACCATCTCAGAGACGGAGGCTGCTCTGGAGCCCAGCATCGGCTCAGGTGAAGGGATGGCCAGGGAGCTATGGAGAACAGCAGCCCTGGGCCCCGGGTGGTTGATAGTTCCGTTTCCTCTACAGGGGACTTTGCAAAGTACGAACGAACGTCTTCCAGTGGCACAATGTCATCTAGCGAGGAACTGGCCCACCAAGAGGGCAGTGCAGTAACCTCCGCCTTTGAGCAGGGTGAGGGGGTGCAGTCCTTGGAGAGGGGGTTTGGAAGTGGTCTGCAGGATTGGTATCGGTTGACGTGTCTTCCATCCTGTCCTCAGTTGATCTCGATGGCATGGACCCTGAGTTGCCTGTGGCTGTGCCCAGTGGGCCCTTCCGCCACGTGGGGCTGTCCAAGGCCGCCCGCACACACCGGCTGCGCAAACTCCGCAGCCCCGCCAAGTGCAGAGAATGTAACAGCTACGTCTACTTCCAGGGGGCCGAGTGTGAGGAGGTGCGCGGGGCCCAGAGGCCTGGGCGTGGGTGCCCTAGGGATGGAAGGCTTTAGAAGAGCACAGAAGACTGGGGAGAGCCTTTGGGTTTGGGGGACAGGACTGGGTCTCCTGGGAGGGTACACTAGAGGTGGACAGGGCATCTGGGGCTGGGAGGAGGTTCAGCTAGTGCAAAGGTGGGAGGAAAACTTCGGAgctggaggtggagcctggcttcCGCACTGGGGGTGTTGATGGGTCCTGAATACACTCCCTGCTGGCCCCCAGTGCTGCCTGGCTTGTCACAAGAAATGCTTGGAGACCCTGGCCATCCAGTGCGGTCACAAGAAGCTTCAGGGGCGCCTTCAGCTCTTCGGCCAGGACTTTAGCCAGGCAGCCCGTGGCACCCCGGATGGCGTGCCCTTCATCATCAAGAAGTGTATCTGTGAGATTGAGAGGCGTGCACTGCGAACCAAGGTGACACCCGGGAATGGGGCAGGAGGTGTTGCGGAATGGGGGATAGCGGGAACTCTTGGGGCCCTGCAGAGGTGgagactgactgctgccccacccTTTAGGGTATCTACCGAGTCAATGGTGTGAAGACTCGCGTGGAGAAGTTGTGCCAGGCCTTCGAAAACGGGAAGGATCTGGTGGAGCTGTCCCAGGCCTTGCCCCATGACATCAGCAATGTCTTGAAGCTTTACCTGCGGCAGGTGAGGTTGAACGGAGGTGGGTGGGGAAGCGTGGCCTGGGTGAGCACAGGTACTGAGTTAGGGATGGAGTTTGATATGAGAGTGGGCGGGTCCTGGCCGGGGTGGGACTGGGTGGAATCAGATGCAGTGAGTGGCCTGCTGCAGTGGGCGTGGCTGCAGGCCTGGTCCTGACTGGCACATGTCTGAGATATGGGTGGGATGTAGGCTTATGGTGCAGTAAGTGGTCCCTTAATGTCATGGGGTGGGAACAGGTACCGGATGGGGGCGGGGCCATGGTGGGCACAAGTGCTAAATTAGGGGCGGGATCAGATTGCAGTGGGCGGTGCCCTAGCATAGTGGGTCTGGTTAGATACTGAGATGGGATGGGGCAGAACCAGGTGGTCCACTAGGTGGACCCCTAGTGTCTTGGGGCGTGACCAACGTCTTACTGGGCGTGGTTAGAGCTAGGTGGGCCGGGCTTTGGCAggtaatagtcttttttttttttttttttcgagatagggtttcactgtaactcaggctgacctggaagtcactaagcagtctcagggtggcctcaaactcatggggctcctcctacctctgcctcccgagtgctgggattaaagacgtgtgccagcAGGCACTGGTCTTACCAAGCAGTTGACCGCTCTCATCTCACCCTGCAGCTGCCAGAGCCGCTCATCTGCTTCCGCCTGTACCATGAGCTGGTGGGACTGGCCAAGGACAGCCTGAAGGCCGAGGCCGAGGCCAAGGCTGCCTCCCGGGGACGACAAGACGGATCTGAGAACGAGGCGGTCAATGTAGCCATGGTGGGCCGCCTGCGGGAGCTCCTCCGAGACCTGCCGGCCGAGAACCAGGCCACTCTCCAGTACCTGCTTCGCCACCTGCGCAGGtgaccttcccccaccccctgcaggtggtgggtgtggtggggccAGGATCCACTCACACCTTGTCGCCTGCTACCCTGCAGGATTGTAGAGGTGGAACAGGACAACAAGATGACCCCCGGGAACCTGGGCATCGTGTTTGGACCCACGCTGCTGCGGCCACGGCCTACTGAGGCCACcgtgtccctctcctctctcgTGGACTACCCCCACCAGGCCCGCATCGTCGAGACCCTCATCATCTACTATGAGCTGGTGTTTGAGGAGGAGGAATCCACGAAGGCACCTGGGGGCCAGGTGAGTGTGTGGGCTTGATGGAGCAGAGCACTCGGCTGCTGCAGGTGGGAGTCCCTCCCTGCCATCCCCCTGGACGGTGACACAGAGAATTCTGGGAAGTATTTGGGTTGGGCTGCCTGGCTGGGGTAGGCTGTGAAGTGTGTTAAGCAGAGAACTGAATGAAACATGGGTTTGAGGCCTGGTGATAAGCTCCCAAgacccctcctctctcctcatgcatttctggattttttttaaatacttttttaatttttaaaagtttatttattagagacagaaaaagggaggagagagattgacagagagagaaaatgggcataccagggcctctagccctggtacaaatgaactccagacacatgcatcaccttgtttatctggcttatgtgggacctggagaatcaaacctggatccttaggctatgcaagcaagtgccttaatcgtttAGGCGTCCcttcagccctgtttcttttttaatttaaattttattttattttatttatttgggagagagaaagaggcagataaagagaatgagtaAGTTAGGGcaaaccacagcaaatgaactccaggcgcatgtgccacctggggcatctggcttacatgggtcctggggaattgaacctgggtcctttggcttcgcagacaaacaccttaatcgctaagccatccctccagccctggatttttaaattttatttctttatttatttttttaattaacatttcccatgattataaaaaaatatcccatggtaataccctcccccccactttcccctttgaaatttggatttttttctaatgaaagttctttttaaatttcatttatttagttgcaatcagagagagaaaatagacttgcgagggcctctagccactgcaaacaaactccagatgcatgt
This sequence is a window from Jaculus jaculus isolate mJacJac1 chromosome 15, mJacJac1.mat.Y.cur, whole genome shotgun sequence. Protein-coding genes within it:
- the Arhgap45 gene encoding rho GTPase-activating protein 45, giving the protein MFSRKKRELMKTPSISKKNRAGSPNPQSSGELSRKEGVEVSSGTGLEPTATTSSSGAKGTLKRPTSLSRHTSGTSFPLSGATSRTLGRSYRSPLSATSPADLPTEGPFPEGVEDISTLLADVARFAEGLEKLKDCVLRDELEARRPLAHECLGEALRVMRQVISKYPLLNTVETLTAAGTLIAKVKAFHYECNNESDKREFEKALETMAVSFSCTVSEFLLGEVDSSTLLAVPPGDTSQSMENLYGPGSECTPPGTEDLDEGCPPPEEIDMLLQRCEGGVDAALQYAKGMAKYMKDLISYLEKRTALEMEFAKGLQKVAHNCRQSVTHEPHMPLLSIYSLALEQDLEFGHGMLQAVSTLQTQTFMQPLTLRRLEHERRRKEIKECWHRAQRKLQEAEANLRKAKQSYKQRCEDHDKARSQVAKAEEEQQGAGPGTGSSASKTLDKRRRLEEEAKSKAEEAMATYRTCVADAQTQKQELEDTKVTALRQIQEVIRQSDQTIKSATISYYQLMHMQTAPLPVNFQMLCESSKLYDPGQQYASHVRQLQREEEPDVRYDFEPHVSASAWSPILRTRKGSFNVGDPVGAETTGSPPEEGGLPKEHRGGRGHQVHKSWPTTISETEAALEPSIGSGDFAKYERTSSSGTMSSSEELAHQEGSAVTSAFEQVDLDGMDPELPVAVPSGPFRHVGLSKAARTHRLRKLRSPAKCRECNSYVYFQGAECEECCLACHKKCLETLAIQCGHKKLQGRLQLFGQDFSQAARGTPDGVPFIIKKCICEIERRALRTKGIYRVNGVKTRVEKLCQAFENGKDLVELSQALPHDISNVLKLYLRQLPEPLICFRLYHELVGLAKDSLKAEAEAKAASRGRQDGSENEAVNVAMVGRLRELLRDLPAENQATLQYLLRHLRRIVEVEQDNKMTPGNLGIVFGPTLLRPRPTEATVSLSSLVDYPHQARIVETLIIYYELVFEEEESTKAPGGQEVPTNDQAKLGTSTCYLDAGEGATFPLPEETEDGGHESHVASNDSDSELEEASDPLSSSDASVLHRFSFLEQTEAEASTGDSQRSGSRSGSEEHLEAEAAAQPLGTHNTNQSNNTSTAMLPTMRLRGGQIAPGTSQERQPHFV